The Acinonyx jubatus isolate Ajub_Pintada_27869175 chromosome D3, VMU_Ajub_asm_v1.0, whole genome shotgun sequence DNA segment GGCATCCGACTAGCAGGATAGGCCCACTCTTCCCTTTACCATACCATCCTAGCTTTGGACAAAAGCAAAGGTGGATGGCAGGTGCAGCCAGAGTCCCATCTGGCCTCTCCTCAGAGGGTTGACTCCTCCTACAGGCAGCTGGGAAGGTGGTGGCCAGGTTCCATTCAGCTTTCTGCTGCCTGTAGCAACTGAGGAACAGGGCTGTCTTCTCAGCTATGATGGGCAGCAGGTAACTGGCAGGGACCCCATCTGGTCATAGAGCTGTCTTCCCCGCCTGGCAGCCCCTCTGCTGCAGCTTCCGGATGAGTTCCAATAGGTTCATCTGCAGTGTCAGCTCCTGAGATGCAGAAGGGCTGCTGTGAGGCCAGCATGACACCTAGACTCTCCTACACTGGCAAGAGCCCCAGGCAGAAGCCTCCTTTTcccaaaggcccagaggcagctACCAGGGCCTAAGAGTGCCAAGCAATGAACCCATGGGACTGACTTCCAGTGAATCCTGCCCATGGCTTgccagaaaggggaaaaagtggAGATGCCACCCCCAACAAGGCTGCAGTTGTCCAGGCTTGGTGCACACGGAGATGTATGTAGGGAGGAGATGAGGGTCCTGTGAGTAGcaggcctggggaaggggaggcagaggcagtggGACTTGCCTTACtaatttctccctcctcccctccgtcTACATACCCTGGGCCTGGCTCCCCAGTGACCCAATGATAAAACCCCAGAGGGAATTGGACCTTTGGGAACCAGCATCCCCTGGGCTGCACCAGGGCAGACCTGAGGCACTGACCTGTGGGTTGGTGGTCACATAGAAGCCAGCAACCCCTGCCTTCTCCAATGTGCTCTGCTGGTCTGCCACCTTCCGGTCTAGCTCTAGGACAATCTTCTGGTCCATTGCCCGCTGCTCCTCACGAATCCGGTGTTCCACTGCCTGCACGGTGAGGGCGGCTCAGGGGCTTAGCCCCCTGCGCATTAATGCCTCAAACATACACTGGTGGCTTGCCACTTCCTttagccctcccctccccccccccccccccccaccttcccaatCATTCGAAGGCCACTGATGGTGCCCTTATTGCACCAGGTTGCTCCCTCCTCGGCCACACTGAACCCTGGAGAAAAGTTCGGCTGCCCCACCCCAAATGTTCTCCCTTCCAGGACCTCCGGCCAGGTGTCCCTCCTTTGCTGTGCCAGACTTTGCCCAGCAATGACCGCTCAGGACCACCATGAGCTGGCCAGATGCCAGATCCACCTCTGCTTACTATCAAGTTGCCAaccacctctgtgcctttgcatatGTTCCCTCCCCATTGGGACTGCCAACCAACCCCAGCTCAGCACCTCTTCCCTGTATGCCCTGGCTCGGGGCCGTCTGGGACCCTGCACAAATCCCTCCATGCACTCCTACCACCCATGGCTTCTCGGTTACATATGGGTCTCTTGGTTGTCCTGAGCAATCTGGGAACAGGACAGGCCTCATAATCCCACCATTGCCCTTGCACCTCTAAAGCCTTGGGGCACAACGGCCTCCCACTCAGCACCTGCCCTGCACAGGCCCGGGCCACAAGCAGCTGCAGCCCCAGGGAGCAGGGAATCATATGCTTTTACCCAGTTCTGCCACATCCCAACCCCCACAGTGAAGAGCCATACTGGGGGCTCATCAGGTCTCTAGTGGACCACccaagctgaggcccagaggagacAGCAGCTCCCATTCCACCCTGGGCCCCCTCCACCATGGCCCAGtcaccctgcccacacccctACCTCCAGCTCACGCTGCTGAGTTGCCTGGAGCACGGGCAAGTTGTGGGGTCGGCAGGCCTGCTGGGCTTCCTGGTGCTTTTGCCGCAGCGCCTGCCTGAGCACTAGGAGGAGATGAGACCAGAGAAGTCAGGTAGGTGGTGGGAGGTGAgatgggagggggtcagggaacACCTCTTGCCTCAGCACCTGCCCTGGCTGTCCCACCATGGGGCAGCCAGGACAAGGCGCAGACATGAAGCCCTGCCTGATGACCCAGCCTGCCCGAAGCCCTGCACTAGCAGCTGGATGGAGTTCTGGGGGATGCCCAATCCCCTAGCCCACTCAGTCTTTCCCTCAACCAGGGCAGGGCCATTCTCTAGCAGCGAGGATCGAGGGGACTCGGTGCAAGAATGCAACAGAGGAGGGTGAGCGAGGGCAGGCTGGCGTAGGGGTGGGGCCAGGGCTATAGCCCGGGGTCAGAAGACCAACAGGAGTGGGAGACTGCGGTCTGGAGGCTTCTAGGTTCAGATGGCCACAGGCCAGCATTCCTGGGTGTGagctgcccatcacccatgtgATATATACAGAGATGTCCAGGAGACCACCCAGGCAAAGGTCTGGGAAAAGGAGGATGAGGAGTCATTGTGCCAAAGCATGGCATGGTCTCTGCTTCCAGAGGCATGGTTGTGTCCCTCCCTCAGAGCTGCCCTTCAGGGTGGGCAGACCTGCCCCACCCCATCCACCACTCCCAGAGGGAGTAGGATGGGCCCAAGGATGAGATGAGCCATTAGAGGTCCTctactgggggcggggggtgtctgTGTTACTTGGAGAGGAGTTCACCAAGGCCACTGAGGAAAGCTCCTACAGTTGCCACTAAATCATACCATAAACGTAAGCAAAGTTGTCTAGTCTGATAGGACTGGACTGAGGGGAAAGGTATCATGAGATGGAAAGAAACCAATCACAAAACAGAATATACAAAACTATACAGCATAGATCCTAGACCCATGTCAAATGGCTAGATCTCTCCTGTAAGGAGGGGTCCTCGGCCATAAGGAAACAAACCCAACACTAGGTCTTAGGCAGATACCTCTTAGCCAGTGGTTTGGCACCTGCTGTGCCCCGAACCTTACCAATCTCCTGTTTCTTGGCATTCTGTGTACACCTCAACAATGGCATTTATCACATTAAATGAGTGTGAAACCAAGAACCACCCTTGAGACACCTGCATACACACAAGGACAAGGAAGATGCTCCCTGGTTAATGTTTACACCACGTGGAGGCAGGATGGGaggaaataaatagataaatgcagGAACACGTTATCTACTTCACTTTGTTTATCAAACATTGCTGCAAATCTCAGGACAACATCCAGCTTCCACTGGGTGAGACGAGAGCTGTGGCCACTGCCTGGCTTTAGCAGTGACCAAGGAAAGCAATGGCAGCCAATCACCACCACCTGCTGagtcagagggaaggaaaagcagaaagtcACAGGGTGCTCACCCGTTGCTGGTGGCATTAAAACCTGTCCAAAACTTCTGAAGCACAAGTAGCAAGGTGTCTAGAGGATTATCAAAAAATCttcactaaaaggaaccaggactctGGAGAAActgctgccctccctgcccccccctttATTATTCGGAGTGCTTTATTCACTCCCTGAACTAGTAATCTCTGTGGATAAACAAAGGTCACCCACATGAGAATGAGAACTACTTACTGACAGCAAGAGTAAGTGACCATCACTGCCTGCATTTGGTAGAGACTCAACCACAGGCAGGAGGAGTGGGAAAGCTTTTTGGTGGCCAAAGGGAAAGGTCCATCCTGATGGGAGGCTGCTGAAGCTGGAAACAGACTGAGGcagggaaagacaagaaaagatgaGCCTAAACACCTTCCTGTatcagaaagcaaggaagtgcTCCAAGAATGATGGGGACACATCAAAAGAACACAGGAGCCAGCCCAAGAGCTCTCCCACTGACTGTATGTGGCCCAATTTGAGCATTATAAAGAATAATGAGCTATGTACTTTGGATTTTTGACTGTATGCATTTTACGCCTCAATGGAAATGTTTACAAAGACAACCACTCCAACAGCAGGGACAATGTAACACCAATtctataaaaacttaaaaacctgAAGAGAACGCTTCCCAACTCATCCTATGAAGCCAGCCTTACCCTAATACCCCATGCAAAGGCATTATAAAAAACTACAGATCAATGTTCATTAtgaacacagaagcaaaaattcttaacaagattttagcaaatcaaatccaacatagacaaaaaggataatacatcctGACCAACTAGGATTTATGCCAGGAATTAAAAACATCAGTGTAATTCACCATAGTAACCAAAAAGCCGCATGATCATgtcaatagatatagaaaaagggATTCAACAAAATCCAATGTTGATTTCTGAAAGAAATGCTAATTTCTGCCATAAACGTTTAAGTTGCATATCATTGGGTCTGCAACTGCTGTCCAGTTTACAGGAAACAGGGTGGAGAAATGGTTAAATGACAGCATGAGGAAGCAATCTGACAGACCCAGCATGGGGACATTCTCTTCAAAAAGTCAATGCCATAGTAAATGTTTTGAGACTATTCCAGGAGCAGAGACCAAAGTAACCAAATGCAATGCATAAACCTACACTGTCCTTACAGAGACAGTTTGTGACAAGTTGGGTAATGTGACTGTGGACTGAAGGTCAGAAGACACCCTGGAATGATTAAATTCTCAGGATGCTGTCCCTGGTCACGTTGGAGTGTTCTTGTTCTAGGGCACTGGTTCTCAATCCTGGGCCAAAGTTGACCCCCAAtgatatctggagacatttttggccGTCACTGGAGGAATATGCCACTGTCATCTAATGGGTAAAAGCCacggatgctgctaaacatcctgcaatgcacaAGACACTGTCTCACCATTAAGACTTGTTCAGCCACAAATAACAGTGCTGTGTTAGAAAACCCCAGTCTAGAGGAATGCTGAAGATCCAGGGTGAAACCCTATGGTGTTGCATATATATTTAGAGGTATTAAGAACTTCGGCAAAATGTTAATTATTGAATCTACCTGGAGGGGATACAGGTATACATTATTCTTCCaactttactaaatattttaacctttttttttttttttaataaggaagttaggtaaaaatacaataacaaagGTAGGAAATCTCATCGGGGGCAGGGAGAGCTGCCCAGCACACCTTGCAGGAAGGGGCTCCGGAGACCCCCGAGTGGGTACGCCTGGGAGGAGCCAAGGGCTGAGGGTGTGGCTCGAGTGAAGAAGTTTTTGGTTCCAAAGGGTGACACAGGGCATAGTGCgggtgagggggcaggggtggtgtgGGGCTCTGCGCCGCTGTAAGGGGAACTGACCCTAAAGCACGGAAGAACTGTCAACACTTTGGAGCATCACCGAGGGTAGTCAGCCGCTACCGCTGACCGCCACCACCAGGATCCGCCCACGGACTGACCACACAGGAAGGCCTTGGGCCATCTTGCGTGGACGAGGGTGGAGACAAGGCTAAGTCTGGGCAGGGAGTGTCGATGTTATGTTGATGCGGGGTCGTGCAACTGACAAAATTAAATTGCCTTGACCTTTTTGTCACCAAAAAAGGGCTAGCGGTCTCCGCGCGCTTGACCTGGTCAATTTTAGGGTCTTCATCCGAGCGACACCCAGGGAAGGACTTGGGCTACACAGACACCGAGAGCTAAACTCCCGGAGGAGAAGCGTGCGTCGTCCCGCCTCCCCCGCGCACCTCGGTGCTCATTCTGTAGCCGCAGGCGCTGATTGTACAGGCTCTTCTCGGTGAGGTGCTGGATCTCCAGCAGCCCCTGCACGATCTCGAACACGGTGCCGTCAAGAAGCGCCAGGGCCAGGTCGCTGAGCGTGGTGTAGGACAGGCGCTGCTGGAAAGAGCTGCGGGCAGAGGGACGCGGTGAGCGCGGGCGGGACCCAGGGCCGCCTCAGCCGCCCGCTCCGCCCCACCCCGCGGCCGCGCACCTGGGAAGCTCTTTAACTAGGCTCTGTAGTGCAGATAGCAGCTGGTAGTGCCGCTCCTGCTGCCGGGCCCCATCTACCGCCTCTTCGAAGGCGCCACCGTAGCGCTCCATGGTGGTCGCGCCCAGCCAGCCGCCGGCCGGAGCAACCCGCGCCTCCTCTGCGTCAGGCCCGAGTGAGACGCATCCCGCCCATTTTACGACCATCTCGAACGCGGCGCGTCCCGCCCCCTTTTACGACAGTTGAGGCGGTACGGCCCACCTCCTGCGCCCTCCCGTACGAGGCTCGCTCCGCTCTTACGCAGAGGTTCCTAGGAGGGTCCCTCATTGTCCCCGCCCCTTATCCTGCCATTTGGCCCACGCGACCTGAGGCATAACACCACAGCAGCGAAATCGCGAGATTTCGAAGAAGCCCACCCTGCCCGCCCTGAGTCGGCGCGGACCGAGGCCCCGCCCCACTGGGCTAACTCTGCGAGGGTGTGGTGTGGTCCAGCGCATGCGCCTGTTGGGATGCCGTGTGGTTGCTGCTGTCGCAAAGTGTTTGCTCCTCTTTGCTCCCCCCAAAAGCGCTTGAGTCATTGAGTCCCGAGCTCCACCAATACTAGCGGCGTGACCTTGGGGCATTTTTGTCACCTTCAGGCCTCAGTCTCCTTGTCTTCCACTCATGGGGCGTTTGTCCGGGTTACCTGTCAAGCGagacccctctctccctctctgacacgGGGTCTGGGAGCTCCAGCAGCGGCGGTGCAGGAAGGGTCTGCGCGCTGGAGGAAGGATGGCGGTGAGTCCCTCGCCCTCCCCAACCCCAACACCTTCGTGGGAGAGCTctgttcccacccccacccccccacccccttatcTGCCTCCACCAGCGTCGTCAACATGTCGAAGAAAACCTGGCCCAATGCCTCAATCCAACATTGAGAATAAAAGTCCTGGAATCCACAATTACACTCTTCATAAgccacaaaaatatacaaaacaaagttTGGATTGCTGAATATCCTGCTGGACTCATGGGGGCAGGGGATTCCCGCCATGGAGAACTAGCATCATGTCTTCTTCATCTCAGTGGGAGAGTATTCAGTGCTGCCAAACACTGGGAAGAGGCTGCTGTATAGCGAAATGCAAAAGTAGGTAGATTCATGAAGAAGACAACCAGAAAGAAGGCTTGTGTGGCCAACTTGAGCAGACAAATCCAACTGACTATGGATAGAATGCCCAGACTTTGGAGAAGAAACGCATGCTGACCCCCTGGGGGCTATGTAGGATCAGCACCAAGGAGAGGAGGCAGCTTAACTAGGGCGTTTTCTGGGGTGATTGATTCCTTGAAGAAGACTCCTTAACCAAACTTTGGTCAGGCTCCCTTTAGCTCTCTTTTTAACTAGGCCTCATGCTTGGGCCCTGTCTTAAGCCTGCCTAGTCTAGTTGCAGCAAGAATCCTGGTAAGTCAGTTTAGAGAGAATTCCCTACCTTTGACATCTGATTGTCCTTGAAACCGATCAGATTCCTTGTCCCCTACTCTCCTATTCTCAAGAGGACCCATGTGGCTGGGCTGCAGCAACCAAAGGGAGAGTGCAGCGGGGTACATGTTACAGAGGCTCCTGAGGGATTGTCCTAAGAGCAGTAGGGAGATCTGAAGGTTTGGGGGCAcagacatgatcagatttgcctTTCACAAGCCACTCAGTAGCCACCATGCTGGTGAGATGACCGGGCTTCACCTGGGTCAGGGTCAGGGGAAGGCAACACAGGGAGGTGGGGTTCTAGAGCCATCTGGGGTTGTACTGAAGTCCCCAGTTAGTCCTCACAGTTTTCTCCACGATGTTTCCTCAGTCCTGGCAGGAGTGGCTCTCCCTTCCCCACATGTGCTCTGAGTCTGGGGCCAGGAATgaatacaatgaatgaatgacaagcACTCAGGCCAGTGCTGTAGAGTATGGAGGACAGGCAAAACCCATAGCTGGAGGTGCACACTGGCACCTTGCACCACACTCCTAGCTGGTGGCAGGAGCAGAAGCTGCGACTTGGGCACTGAGCAGCTGTGAGTGGCTGGAGGAATGGGCTGGTTTAGGCCAGGATGCTGTCACCTCCCTGGAGGTCATGGTTAGAGGGTGATAGCAGCATCTGGGTGAGGGTGCCCACCCAAGTTCTGAAGGAGACCTGGGTGACGGGAAGTGATGGGGATTCAGTCTGGGCCCACCTCTCAGTTCCCCATCTGTGAAGGGTACCTGCATGAAGCCTGGAGTCTAAGATAGGGATTTGTGCTGTGTCATCTGGGTGACCATAAGGCCCCTCTGCCCATACAAGCTCAGTGTATCTGGTTGTTCCAAGTCCTGGGAAGGCCAGGTGGGCAAAGTCAGGCAGACCTGGTTTGGAGGCTGCTCCACAGTCTTGTTCTGCTGCTGGAGCAGGAAGGCCCTCTCTGGCAACCCTACTCTGACCTGCATTAGGGGTCCTTCTCCCCAGTGTGGACATAGACAGTGGGTCAGTCAGGCACAGGGACTCCTGGGCTACCTCAGGGTCATCACAAGGGCCCAGTCTGGAGGGAGGTATTCTGACCGCCAGATCCCCAGGGCTGATGGTTTTGGCACCACTGGGAGCTTTGTCTGCAGGAACAGGGGACTGGCATGTAACTGGGACATGCAGTGGGGGTACACATCCCCTGTGTATCTGGACTCAGTGGAGCACATAACACACACTGGATAGTGTCTACCATGGACTTTCACTCTGTAGTCACTATCTGTCCACTCCACTTGACCTCCCAAGCCTAAGAACCTGGCTGGTAGCACTTCGGTGACTGGAGCACACTGGGCTGACTCTTCAATATCAGGCGGGTACGGTTGATTGTATTGTGTGCTGGGGAGCTACAGTCCCTGTCTCTGACTGTGTGCCTGAACAGGCACAGCTGAGTCTGTGGCGTGAGGGggtgtgtatctatgtgtgtggGGCTAAAAGCTTCACTGTGAGGTTTTTATAGGGGTTGGTGCTTGAGTGTTGTGTGTGCTTTGagtttttgtgtgtgagtgtctTATTGTGTACATAGAGACATGGTTCTGCCCTGGTGTCCTGGCACCCTGCACACATCCACATAGGCCATGCAGACAAAGGCATGAACCACAGCTGATGGAAGTGGAACCACAGCAGAACATCTGTGAACCTTCTAGAATGCTGGGGAGGCCTGTGGAGGCTCTTTTGAGGTCACTTTTTACTCACAACCTGACTCCTGAGGAGTTCTGCTGAGGTGTGGGCTCCCTAATGGGCTTCTCAGTGATGGGGCATACCACAGCCCCTGCTGCAGTTCTggcccttttgtttctttgtcatcCTTTTTGGTGTGTGAGGCAAGGACAAACACATGATGGGTTTGTCAGTGTGCGCTGCAGATATCTATGAAGTTAGTACGTGAAGTCAGGTCATGTTATTATGGAGGCTGAAAAGTCCCATGAttggccatctgcaagctggagacccagaaaagCTGATGGTGTAATGTGGtgtgagtctgaaggcctgagaacaggGGAGCCAATGATAAAAATCCCAGTCTGAGAGCAGGAGATGGGATGAGATGTTCCGGCTCAGACAGCAAGGCAAAGAAAAAGGGTtgaattcctccttcctctgctttctgttgtttctattcaggccctcagtggGTTGGATGATGCCCACACACAGGGTGGGGACAATATGCTTTGGAAGCCACTGATTCAGTGGAAATGCTGCTCTGACCTGGAAATTTCTttacagacatacccagaaataatgtttaatatagACTCCCGATGATtagtcaggttgacacataaaattaaccatcctAAGCCCACCCCTTGTCAATTTGGCACCCATATACATCTTAAAGCcataaataaatgccaaataaGGACAGTAACAAGGTCATGATTCTGTCTAGCATGATACAACCTTTGTAAGACCAAAAAGGCACTAACTCCTTCCCTAGAGGAGGAGGGAAGTCCTTGAGTGATGTTTACTTTTCTCCTTGAAACCATGTAACTTAAACACTATGATGTAGAATTGGCCATACTTAAATCCTATAACAAAAATTGGTACATCTTATGTTACATGATAATgtaagggaggaaagaaaacaaagacagacacaaaTGTATTCATAGTAAAATAAGGAGGAAATATTCATGACTATTATAGTCTTCATTTAACTGATCATGTGGTCGTAGCTAGTATTTATAGTTACCTTCTTCCACTACTCCTCTGTATCCCTGTGCCTTTACCAAGCACTTCAGCTAATTTTTGTTCCTTACCTGGTGGGTAAACCTAAGCCTTTATTCCCGAAGGGTCTGGGCCATTAATAATCCTGCCTATTAATTGGGTCATTGTAGTTTTACACTAACCTTGATCACAAGGCATGGTAACACTAGGAGAGGCCCTAAGGGATCTCCTGTATATTCTTCCTTACTTCCATTGTGGAGTAGTAGTCCAATTTGCCCTTGGTAGTCAGGGTAAATCACCCCAACCAGCCTTCTTTGCTTATTGATTCAGAGGCATGAAGAGACCAAAGTGGCTGAGTGGCAGTCTTAACCTCCAGTTCAATAGAATCATTGTGTCTCCTAGTGGAAGCCTTTCTCCCTCTGTGTTGCAAGACCTTCAGGCCAGCAAAGCATGAGGTTGTGGGAATAGGAATCAGAAATTTTGCTAGTGGGTGACTAAGGTAATGGGAGTGGTGCTATTTCAGTTTACATCCCTCAGTTCCTGGACCTATGGCTTCTGGCTATTGGAAAAATAGCACCATGCATTGGATGCTGATTCAGAGAGTATACAATCTTCTGGAGAATCTTGCCTCAGCCCTGCAAGATACTGCCACTTAGCTGACACTGTAATTGAGTCTTCAAAAGTCTATTCTATCATTCtgtccaggtgcctgggtggttcagtcagttaagcatctgattaagtgtccgactcttgatttcggctcaggtcatgatctcacagttgtaagactgagccctgcatcaggccctgtacTGGGCAttgaacctgcttaagattctctctatctccctctctctccctctctctccctctctctctatcaagaaaaaaaaaattctgtgaagcTAGTTGTTTCAGGATGATGGGAAACATGGTAAGATCAGtgaattccatgagcatggactcaTTGCTGTAGTTCTTTTGCTGtaaagtgagtttcttttttttttattaaaaaaatttttttttaacttttatttatttttgagacagggagagacagcatgaacaggggagggtcagagagagagagggagacgcagaatctgaaacaggctccaggctctgagctgtcagcacagagcctgacgtggggctcgaactcacagactgcgagatcatgacctgagccgaagtcggatgcttaaccgactgagccacccaggcgcccctataaagtGAGTTTCTTAATCAGAAGCAATGCTGTGTAGAATACATGATAGTGGATAAGACATTCTGTAATTCCACGGATGGTAATTTTGGCAGGAGCATTGTGTGCAGGGAAGGCAATCTGTATCCAGAGTAAGTGTCTATTCCAGTAAGGACTAGACAGTACCCCTTCTACGGTAGAAGGAGTCCAGTGGAATCAATCTGCCTCTAGGTAGCTGGACATTACTCCTGTATAGTGGTGCAATATTGGCATTCCATGTTGGCCTCACCTGCTGGCAGATTGGGCACTCAGTGATGACCATCTCCAAGTCAGTTTGGTGAGTAGAAGTCCATTTTGCTGAATCTATATGTAACCTTCACCCCTGCCACCATGGCCACTTTGTTCATGAGTCCATTGGTCAGTGACAGGGGTGGCTGGGCAAAGAGGCTGACTGGTATCCAGAGAAAGGATCATCCTATCCACTTGATGATTGAAATCCTCCTCTGCTGAGGTCACCCTTTTGTGAGCGTTCACATTGGACACAcgtttcttctccttcccctttttctccttctccttcttttgctTATTCAGGAAGGTCTGTCCACACACCTCTTTCCCCAAGTTTGTTACCAATTTTTCAGTCATGTTCCTTCCAAGTCCCTGACCATCCAGCCAAGCCTATGAATTGGTAATGGCACATCTGGCCATTTCTCTTTCTGAGCAAAGTGCACAACCAGGTGCTCTGCTAGGAGTTCCACACACTCGAAGGGTTTCCTTTCACCATTGTCTTTCAGGGATGCCCCAGACAGGACCTTTCATGCTCTTGCTGTCCATTTTCAGGTGGTCAAGCAGACCCATCTGTAAACCAGGCCcacatcttctctttctctgtcatagGAAACTCCCCATGTTAGGCCATAGGTGCAGGCTGGGAGAGAAGGCAGTGTAGCAGGAGTGGGAACCATGGGCATTTGGGCCACTTCTTAATGTAACTTACTTGTCTTCAGGGCCTGATCAGGCCCAATGACATCATCCATTTGATGATGAAGTGCTGCTGTGCATGCCCAGTGTTGTGGCTTGGTGGGTCAGATGGCACCCAGTTCATGATGGGCAGCTCAGGTGATGGGCAGCTCATGGTAATTTGGTGGCCATAGTTCAGTGTTCAGTCTCTCCTAAGACTCAGTAGTGGGCTAAGAGCTGTTTCTCAAAAGGAGTGTAATTATCTGTAGATGATGGCAGGCCTTACTCCCAAATCCTGAAAGCTTGCACTGTAGTTCACCAATAGGGGCCTGCCAAAGGCTGCAAACAGCATCTCTGCCATTGACCCTTCAAGCACCCTTGTATCTGCATGGGCACTGGAATCAGAGGTGAACACACCTTAAGTGATAGTCACTGTACCTCCTGAAGCTCTTTGGGTGACTGCCAGCCTCAAGGCATAGTCTCCTTGTTCTGGCCAGCCCGTGCATGGCCATGGTCCTATGGGGAAGCTGCCAACCTCCCCAGagcctctctttgtctctccccttTAATAGCATTCCTTTTGGATACTCTTTGGGATG contains these protein-coding regions:
- the LOC106983617 gene encoding protein DGCR6, which codes for MVVKWAGCVSLGPDAEEARVAPAGGWLGATTMERYGGAFEEAVDGARQQERHYQLLSALQSLVKELPSSFQQRLSYTTLSDLALALLDGTVFEIVQGLLEIQHLTEKSLYNQRLRLQNEHRVLRQALRQKHQEAQQACRPHNLPVLQATQQRELEAVEHRIREEQRAMDQKIVLELDRKVADQQSTLEKAGVAGFYVTTNPQELTLQMNLLELIRKLQQRGCQAGKTAL